A single region of the Rattus rattus isolate New Zealand chromosome 8, Rrattus_CSIRO_v1, whole genome shotgun sequence genome encodes:
- the Rtp3 gene encoding receptor-transporting protein 3 produces MTEDDVGQWQHVFQELIQEVKPWHKWTFTPDKELLPDVLKPGWTQYQQKAFARFHCSSCSRSWASGRVLIVFHMRWCEKKAKGQVKMRVFAQRCNQCPEAPFAAPEFTWDNISRILNNLLFRILKKCYKEGFKQMGEIPLLGDTSLEGPHDSGNCEACLLGFCAQNDLGQASKPPAPPLSPTSSKSAREPKVTAACRDLPCSQSSSKVEKPQASDMSPHATNPSKEDPKVSCTSKPSTNPRLTIKQLSEVSSSAKPSTNPRLTIKQLSEVSSSAKPSTNPRLTIKQLSEVSSSAKPSTNPRLTIKQLSEVSSSAKPSTNPRLTIKQLSEVSSSALECVIQMPSPISSNRAADTAKNTRSKAPKASLSSSSCVPPTSSYVPPTSSTSSLYVTPTSSYVPPTSSTSSLYVPLTSSYVPPTSSSNVPPSSFLYPPPTPSYVPSTSSSCRPPANTACQVERSAPIHPESQSSCCKACSAGWCEVFLGCCKFGSESPQCCLFFLILFLLLWYLL; encoded by the exons ATGACAGAAGACGACGTAGGACAATGGCAACATGTGTTCCAGGAGCTGATTCAAGAGGTGAAACCGTGGCACAAATGGACCTTCACACCAGACAAGGAGCTTCTTCCCGATGTTCTGAAGCCAGGATGGACGCAATACCAGCAAAAGGCCTTTGCCAG GTTCCACTGTTCTTCCTGCTCTCGAAGTTGGGCCTCTGGCAGAGTCTTGATCGTCTTCCACATGCGCTGGTGTGAGAAGAAGGCCAAGGGGCAGGTGAAAATGAGGGTGTTTGCACAGAGATGTAACCAGTGCCCCGAGGCTCCATTTGCAGCTCCAGAGTTCACATGGGACAACATCTCAAGGATTTTGAACAACTTGCTCTTCCGAATTCTGAAGAAGTGTTATAAAGAAGGGTTTAAGCAGATGGGCGAGATTCCTTTGCTTGGGGACACCAGTCTCGAAGGACCACATGACAGTGGCAACTGTGAGGCCTGTCTGCTGGGCTTTTGTGCTCAGAATGACTTAGGCCAAGCCTCAAAACCACCAGCACCCCCATTATCTCCTACCTCCTCCAAATCCGCCAGAGAGCCTAAGGTCACTGCCGCCTGTCGAGACCTTCCCTGCTCACAGTCCTCCTCTAAAGTGGAGAAGCCCCAAGCATCGGACATGAGCCCCCATGCCACTAACCCCTCCAAAGAGGACCCTAAGGTTAGCTGCACCTCAAAACCATCAACTAATCCAAGACTGACAATCAAACAGCTGTCAGAAGTAAGCTCGTCCGCAAAACCATCAACTAATCCAAGACTGACAATCAAACAGCTGTCAGAAGTAAGCTCGTCCGCAAAACCATCAACTAATCCAAGACTGACAATCAAACAGCTGTCAGAAGTAAGCTCGTCCGCAAAACCATCAACTAATCCAAGACTGACAATCAAACAGCTGTCAGAAGTAAGCTCGTCCGCAAAACCATCAACTAATCCAAGACTGACAATCAAACAGCTGTCAGAAGTAAGCTCGTCCGCCCTCGAATGTGTTATTCAAATGCCTTCTCCCATCAGCAGCAACAGAGCAGCAGATACAGCAAAGAACACCAGATCCAAGGCCCCAAAGGCAtccctctcatcctcctcctgtgtcccacccacttcctcatatgtcccacccacttcctccacttcctctttgtATGTCACACCTACTTCCTCTTATGTCCCACCtacttcctccacttcctccttatATGTCCCACTCACTTCCTCATAtgtcccacccacttcctcctcaaATGTCCCACCCTCTTCCTTTTTAtatcccccacccactccctcataTGTCCCATCCACTTCCTCCTCATGTAGACCACCAGCAAACACCGCTTGCCAAGTAGAGAGAAGCGCCCCAATCCACCCAGAAAGCCAGTCTTCCTGCTGCAAAGCTTGCAGCGCCGGCTG
- the LOC116908265 gene encoding elongin-B-like translates to MDGRARPQDAFLMIRRHKTTIFMDAKELSTVFVLKRIVEGILKRPLYKDDQLLDDGKTLGECGFTSQTARPQAPATVGLAFGVDDTFEALRMEPFSSPPELPDVRKPQDSGGSANEQAVQ, encoded by the exons ATGGACGGTAGAGCTCGGCCTCAG GACGCGTTTCTCATGATCCGGCGCCACAAGACCACCATCTTTATGGACGCCAAGGAGTTGAGCACCGTGTTCGTACTGAAGCGCATCGTCGAGGGCATCCTCAAGCGGCCGCTGTACAAGGACGACCAGCTCCTCGATGATGGAAAAACTCTGGGCGAATGTGGCTTCACCAGTCAGACAGCAAGGCCACAGGCCCCAGCCACAGTGGGCCTGGCCTTTGGAGTAGATGACACCTTTGAAGCGCTGCGTATGGAACCCTTCTCCAGCCCTCCGGAGCTTCCAGATGTGAGGAAGCCACAGGATTCTGGAGGCAGTGCCAATGAACAAGCCGTGCAGTGA